The Candidatus Buchananbacteria bacterium CG10_big_fil_rev_8_21_14_0_10_42_9 DNA window GCATCGTCGGATTGCCTGGCGAAACCGTAGCGATTAATAACGGCCGAATTGTGATTAAAAATAACAGCAACCCGCAAGGCATTGTTTTAGAGGAAGATTATCTTGAGCCAGGCACTAAAACTCTGGCCAACAACAACAAAGAGTGGACGGTGCCCGCGCTACATTATTTTTTACTTGGCGACAATCGTGAGCACAGTTTAGATTCAAGGATATTTGGGCCAGTTGATCAAGATTTGATAATTGGTAGCGCTTTGGTTCGTGGTTGGCCGGTGGATCGTTTAGGTTTTGTTGGAGGAGATGTGATTTACAATTTGTAAATTAAGTTATGCCAAAAAAATCAACGACAAAAAAAACCGAAGATAAGCCGATAAAAAAACCTAATAGTGCTAAGCGTCAGCACTTGCTCAAAGGTTTTAAAGATATTTTGCCAGAGGCGCAGCCCTATTGGCGATATGTGCGAAATGTGGTTGAAAGTTTCGTTGACACTTATACTTACAAAGAAATTGGTTTGCCAATTGTAGAGTCGGCTTCACTTTTTATCCGCGGCGTAGGCAAGCAGTCAGATATAGTCCAAAAAGAGATGTTTACCTTTGAAGATCATGATGAGTCTGTGGTTTTGCGCCCAGAAGCCACCGCTTCAATTGCTCGCGCTTATATTGAACATGGCATGATGACTTGGCCTCAGCCAGTCAAATTGTACTATTGGGGGCCAATGTTTCGGCGCGAAAAGCCACAAGCCGGGCGTTATCGGCAATTTTACCAATTCGGCTTTGAGTCACTTGGCCAAGAAGAGCCGGTAGTCGATGCCCGCATGATTAGTATTGCCTACCAAATATTTCAAGAGCTTAAATTATCAAACGTGGCGATTCAGTTAAACAGTATCGGAGACCCCGAGGAGCGAGAAGAGTATACTAAAGAGCTGACAACGTATTATCGATCTAAGCGCCGGCAGCTATGCGAAGATTGTAAAAAGCGAATTACTAAAAATCCATTACGTTTGCTAGATTGCAAAGAGCTAACATGCCAACCATTACGCCAAGACGCACCGCAAATTTTAGATTGGCTAGGCGATGCGAGCAAAGAGCATTTTATGAAAGTAGTTGAGTATTTAGATGAGCTTGAGATTCCTTATAACTTAAACCCACATCTTGTCAGGGGGTTGGATTATTACAACCGGACTTTATTTGAAATTTGGCCTCAAGTTGAGGAAGGTGGCAGCCAAAGTGCTTTGGGCGGGGGTGGCCGTTACGATGGGTTAGTCGAAGCTTTGGGCGGACAACCAACAGCGGCTTGCGGGTTTTCAGTTGGCGTTGATCGGGTGATTCGAGAAATGCGCAATTTGGAAGTTAAAATTGGTAAACCAAAGAAACCTCAAGTTTTTATCGCTCAAATTGGCCACCAAGCTAAAATAAAAGCGATGAGACTATTTCAGCAATTTCAAAAACAGGGCATCCGCGCCGTAGAAACTTTCAGTAAAGACAAATTAAAAGCCCAATTGGAAGCGGCAAATAAGTTGGGCGTGAAGTATGTTTTGATATTGGGTCAAAAAGAAGTGGTGGATGGCACTATTTTGATTCGAGATATGGAAGGAGGCGCGCAGGAAGTGGTTAACTTTGATAAAATTACAGAGGAACTTAAACGTAAGCTAAATTCAAAATAGCCTGCGTTTATATTTGACTAATCGTTACTTTCGTGTTATTTTATATACGATTTTGACATAAATCGCATTACTATTAATTACTTGAAAGGAAGGTGAACTTTAGTGGTAGAAACGAAGCGAAAAAGCGGCGAAAGTTTTGAGGGCTTGATCCGTAGATTTAATCGCCAAGTTCAACAAAGCGGACGTTTGATTCAAAAGAAAAAAATTCAGTTTCACAAGCGGCCACTTAACCGAACGGCATCCAAGGAATTGGCTTTGAAGCGAAAAGAACTGTCAGAAAAACGCGAATACTTGATCAAGACTGGCAAGCTCAAGGAAGATACTTATTCACGTGGTCGATCGTAATTAATGATCACAATTGAACAATTACAATCCAAAGTCAGCGAGGCTCTAAAAGCCAAAGACCAAGTGACGGCTAATACCTATCGCGGGTTATTAGTTGTTTTGCAGCAATTGGCTAAGGATAATAAGGGTAAGCTGGCCGAGGACATGGTAGTCAGGGCGGTTAAAAGCGAGGTTAAAAAGCGCCAAGAGGCGTTGGAAACTTACGCTCAAGGCGGCCGTCAAGATTTAGCCAATAAAGAAAAACAGGAACTGGCATTGCTTGAGGCTTTTTTACCGGAGCAGATGCCAGAAGCCGAGATTGAAAAATTAGTGAATCAGGTGGTGGAACGATTGGGCGCTGATTCACCGCAACAAATGGGTCAGGTAATGGGCGAGGTAATGAAACAAGTTGCCGGCAAAGCTGACGGTTCGTTGGTGAACCGTTTGGTCAAAGCCCGCCTATCCGGTTAATGCCGGAGTTTAAAATTGAACCCCATGCAAGTTCAACGAAAACAAAAAAATAAACAAGTTTTCAAAAAAACTTTTAGTTGGATTTTTTTAGCAACCGGTCTGGTTGTTTTTTTTGTGGCACC harbors:
- the lepB gene encoding signal peptidase I, with translation MFSNSPNSNQSSNSNDPTLFKEALIFIWEIVKVVVISLAIIIPVRYFLIQPFYVKGASMEPNFHDNEYLIINEITYRFNDPERGDVVVFRNPNNKKEFFIKRIVGLPGETVAINNGRIVIKNNSNPQGIVLEEDYLEPGTKTLANNNKEWTVPALHYFLLGDNREHSLDSRIFGPVDQDLIIGSALVRGWPVDRLGFVGGDVIYNL
- a CDS encoding histidine--tRNA ligase — protein: MPKKSTTKKTEDKPIKKPNSAKRQHLLKGFKDILPEAQPYWRYVRNVVESFVDTYTYKEIGLPIVESASLFIRGVGKQSDIVQKEMFTFEDHDESVVLRPEATASIARAYIEHGMMTWPQPVKLYYWGPMFRREKPQAGRYRQFYQFGFESLGQEEPVVDARMISIAYQIFQELKLSNVAIQLNSIGDPEEREEYTKELTTYYRSKRRQLCEDCKKRITKNPLRLLDCKELTCQPLRQDAPQILDWLGDASKEHFMKVVEYLDELEIPYNLNPHLVRGLDYYNRTLFEIWPQVEEGGSQSALGGGGRYDGLVEALGGQPTAACGFSVGVDRVIREMRNLEVKIGKPKKPQVFIAQIGHQAKIKAMRLFQQFQKQGIRAVETFSKDKLKAQLEAANKLGVKYVLILGQKEVVDGTILIRDMEGGAQEVVNFDKITEELKRKLNSK
- the rpsU gene encoding 30S ribosomal protein S21; amino-acid sequence: MVETKRKSGESFEGLIRRFNRQVQQSGRLIQKKKIQFHKRPLNRTASKELALKRKELSEKREYLIKTGKLKEDTYSRGRS
- a CDS encoding glutamyl-tRNA amidotransferase, producing MITIEQLQSKVSEALKAKDQVTANTYRGLLVVLQQLAKDNKGKLAEDMVVRAVKSEVKKRQEALETYAQGGRQDLANKEKQELALLEAFLPEQMPEAEIEKLVNQVVERLGADSPQQMGQVMGEVMKQVAGKADGSLVNRLVKARLSG